One segment of Campylobacter hominis ATCC BAA-381 DNA contains the following:
- a CDS encoding alpha/beta hydrolase, which yields MRLIKRFFTIFMLTYTLVLILLWICQERLIFFPKSLEQNFAWNFNDKFDEFFIYVGDEIFNQKSVSLNLIAFRAENPKGAVLFLHGNAGNLGDFAHFRNIFLKHGFDFYVYDYRGFGKSGGRIYNSYELFNDAGKIFEFMKNDFVKRNLDSTSQTDMTSKYQKNNFIIIGYSIGSGIAANIGTQMKVHTILIAPYFSLRELAVQKLPFVPSFLVRYDIKTNEYLQKNCCAKSFKIDIIYAEFDTLIPPVNALRLAKIAPNARVFEVMAGHNDILYNPKMNEIFDEILTQK from the coding sequence ATGCGTTTAATTAAAAGATTTTTTACAATTTTTATGTTAACTTACACTTTGGTTTTAATTTTATTATGGATATGTCAGGAACGGTTGATTTTCTTTCCAAAATCGCTGGAGCAAAATTTTGCTTGGAATTTTAATGATAAATTTGATGAATTTTTTATTTATGTCGGTGACGAAATTTTTAATCAAAAAAGTGTTTCATTAAATTTAATCGCGTTTCGTGCTGAGAATCCGAAAGGAGCTGTGCTGTTTTTGCATGGAAATGCCGGAAATTTAGGCGATTTCGCGCATTTTCGCAATATATTTTTGAAACACGGATTTGATTTTTATGTTTATGATTATAGAGGTTTTGGGAAAAGCGGCGGACGAATTTATAATTCTTATGAACTTTTTAACGACGCCGGGAAAATTTTTGAGTTTATGAAAAATGATTTTGTAAAGCGAAATTTAGATTCAACTAGTCAAACGGATATGACTTCAAAATATCAAAAAAACAATTTTATTATCATAGGGTATTCTATAGGCAGCGGTATAGCAGCAAATATAGGCACACAAATGAAAGTTCATACTATACTTATAGCGCCTTATTTTTCGCTACGTGAATTAGCGGTTCAAAAGCTTCCTTTTGTGCCGTCTTTTTTAGTGCGATATGATATAAAAACCAATGAATATTTGCAAAAAAATTGTTGCGCAAAATCATTTAAAATAGACATAATATATGCTGAATTTGATACGCTGATTCCACCTGTAAATGCTTTAAGACTTGCAAAAATTGCACCGAATGCGCGAGTTTTCGAAGTGATGGCCGGACATAATGATATTTTGTATAATCCTAAAATGAATGAAATTTTTGATGAAATTTTGACTCAAAAATGA
- the rny gene encoding ribonuclease Y, whose translation MIEFLIGLIAAVVGILVGYLIARKINNANYEIFLEQAKAKAKAIEFEAEGILRNSKISVQEAEFEAKKAYEDKALKLQKDYNAKFDEISKKEQTVLTEQEILKDSREELEKEKKSAQTIYDEGTSLKKTYETKVEESLKLLERVAGLTEDEAKSEILQKVEEKSRAEIAHIVRKYEEEAKKEAKRNANYILAQATTRYAGEYAAERLINVVNIKNDDLKGRIIGKDGRNIKTLEMISGVDVIIDDTPNAIILSSHNLYRRAIAVRTVELLVEDGRIQPARIEDVYKKVSEEFEAGIQEEGENIVMDLGLTKIHPEIVKLIGKLKFRASYGQNALIHSLEVAHLAGIIAAETGGDENLARRAGILHDIGKALTHEFEGSHVDLGAEICKRYKENPVVINAIYAHHGHEEPTSVESAAVCTADVLSAARPGARREVLEAFLKRVSEIENIATSKEGVKQAYAINAGREIRVIANAKLVNDDEAVLLAKEIAEEIQAKVQYPGEIKVNIIRETRAVDYAK comes from the coding sequence ATGATAGAGTTCTTAATCGGCTTAATAGCCGCTGTGGTAGGCATTTTAGTAGGATATTTAATAGCTAGAAAAATAAACAACGCAAATTATGAAATTTTTTTGGAACAAGCAAAAGCAAAAGCAAAAGCGATAGAATTTGAAGCAGAGGGAATTTTAAGAAATTCGAAAATTTCAGTGCAAGAAGCTGAGTTTGAAGCTAAAAAAGCTTATGAAGATAAAGCTCTTAAACTTCAAAAAGATTACAACGCAAAATTTGATGAAATAAGCAAAAAAGAACAAACCGTTTTAACCGAGCAGGAAATTTTAAAAGACAGCCGTGAAGAGCTTGAAAAAGAAAAAAAATCCGCTCAAACAATTTACGATGAAGGAACATCACTTAAAAAAACTTATGAAACGAAAGTGGAAGAAAGCCTAAAGCTTTTGGAACGTGTAGCCGGTTTAACAGAAGATGAAGCGAAAAGTGAAATTTTACAAAAAGTAGAAGAAAAATCGCGCGCCGAAATCGCTCATATAGTAAGGAAATATGAAGAAGAGGCGAAAAAAGAAGCAAAAAGAAATGCTAATTATATTTTAGCGCAAGCAACAACAAGATATGCGGGTGAATATGCAGCAGAACGGCTTATCAATGTAGTAAACATAAAAAATGACGATTTGAAAGGTAGAATTATAGGCAAAGACGGAAGAAACATAAAAACTCTTGAAATGATTTCAGGCGTTGATGTTATCATAGATGATACGCCAAATGCGATTATTTTAAGCTCGCATAATCTTTATAGAAGAGCGATTGCTGTAAGAACCGTCGAGCTTTTGGTGGAAGACGGAAGAATTCAACCCGCAAGAATCGAAGATGTCTATAAAAAAGTAAGTGAAGAATTTGAAGCAGGTATACAGGAAGAAGGCGAAAATATCGTCATGGATTTGGGACTTACAAAAATTCATCCTGAAATTGTAAAACTTATAGGAAAACTGAAATTTAGAGCAAGCTACGGGCAAAATGCTTTAATTCACAGTCTTGAAGTAGCGCATCTTGCAGGAATAATTGCAGCCGAAACGGGCGGAGATGAAAATTTGGCAAGAAGAGCAGGAATTCTTCACGATATAGGAAAAGCTTTGACGCACGAATTTGAAGGAAGTCACGTGGATCTTGGAGCTGAAATTTGCAAAAGATATAAAGAAAATCCTGTAGTGATAAATGCAATTTACGCTCATCACGGACACGAAGAGCCTACAAGTGTGGAAAGTGCGGCAGTCTGCACCGCAGATGTGTTAAGTGCTGCAAGACCCGGGGCAAGACGCGAAGTTTTGGAAGCATTTTTGAAAAGAGTCAGCGAAATAGAAAATATAGCCACAAGCAAAGAAGGTGTAAAACAAGCTTATGCGATAAACGCGGGACGCGAAATAAGAGTAATAGCAAATGCAAAGCTTGTAAATGACGATGAAGCCGTTTTGTTAGCAAAAGAGATAGCGGAAGAAATTCAGGCTAAAGTGCAATATCCAGGCGAAATAAAAGTAAATATTATTCGAGAAACACGCGCTGTAGATTATGCAAAATAA
- a CDS encoding lipid-binding SYLF domain-containing protein: protein MKKIIIFIFLLTSSIFAKEELLLDSANTFNIVMQGKSVSNIVQNAKAILIFPSAKKVGFIIGGMFGEGVAVVGSQVMKADISNASLGFQIGYEDSYLVVFIMSDKLLNDIQNSKITLGGDVTATALNATANLGTLNAFSDDIYVFTNKSGVFVGASLGGVVLEIDGSEIYSQSSYGYTNLIEAVEKAK from the coding sequence ATGAAAAAAATCATAATTTTTATTTTTTTACTGACTTCAAGCATTTTTGCAAAAGAAGAGCTTTTACTTGATAGTGCAAATACGTTTAACATAGTTATGCAAGGAAAAAGCGTTTCAAATATCGTGCAAAATGCAAAAGCGATTTTAATTTTTCCAAGTGCCAAAAAAGTAGGCTTCATAATAGGCGGAATGTTTGGCGAAGGCGTCGCGGTAGTCGGTTCGCAAGTAATGAAAGCGGACATATCGAATGCAAGTCTTGGATTCCAAATAGGATATGAAGACAGCTATTTAGTCGTTTTTATAATGAGTGATAAACTTTTAAACGATATACAAAATTCAAAAATAACATTAGGAGGCGATGTAACTGCCACAGCTCTTAATGCAACCGCAAATTTAGGCACTTTAAACGCATTTAGCGATGATATCTACGTTTTTACAAATAAAAGCGGTGTATTTGTAGGAGCAAGTCTTGGTGGCGTAGTTTTAGAAATAGACGGTTCTGAAATTTACTCACAAAGTTCATACGGTTACACAAATCTTATAGAAGCTGTAGAAAAGGCTAAATAG
- a CDS encoding DUF4878 domain-containing protein, whose amino-acid sequence MKRLLVTLLVVLFMHGCGNKIDEKDPISVIQNFILLCESGNIDEAEKLLAPNNNVDYFRKYKNLNGGKDMMYIDYDYKGNDDVIELSYEFLENLSSKDQAVVKLTSNYLEQNQKFDKVIVLKNIDNKWRIYEFLFMPVKVRGNI is encoded by the coding sequence ATGAAACGTTTGCTCGTAACACTTTTAGTGGTACTTTTTATGCATGGCTGCGGCAATAAAATTGATGAAAAAGATCCGATTTCCGTAATCCAGAATTTTATACTTTTATGCGAAAGTGGCAATATTGATGAAGCTGAAAAGCTTTTGGCTCCCAACAATAATGTGGATTATTTTCGTAAATATAAAAATTTAAACGGCGGAAAAGATATGATGTACATTGATTATGATTATAAAGGAAATGATGACGTAATAGAGCTTAGTTATGAATTTTTGGAAAATCTCAGCAGCAAAGATCAAGCCGTCGTAAAACTCACTTCAAATTATTTGGAACAAAATCAAAAATTCGACAAAGTTATTGTATTAAAAAATATAGACAACAAATGGCGTATTTATGAATTTCTGTTTATGCCGGTTAAAGTTAGAGGTAATATATGA
- a CDS encoding DedA family protein → MQEMLTNLATYGYLILFFYSLGGGMIALIAAGILSGGGSMNIWLSILIAFGANFLGDSALFYLTRFNKKEILPYLRKQRRNLALSQVLFKKYGSIIILFKKYIYGFKTLVPMAIALTKFSFMKFSILNFISSAIWAISVGLASFYAGNLIIKFYENNPKWLLPLFLIILILAIYFYFKKATKKQN, encoded by the coding sequence GTGCAGGAGATGCTTACAAATTTAGCCACTTACGGCTATTTGATACTATTTTTTTATTCTTTGGGCGGCGGAATGATTGCACTTATTGCCGCAGGAATTTTAAGCGGCGGCGGCTCTATGAATATCTGGTTATCGATTTTAATTGCATTCGGTGCAAATTTTCTAGGAGACAGCGCACTTTTTTATCTGACAAGATTTAACAAAAAGGAAATTTTGCCGTATTTAAGAAAACAGCGCCGAAATTTAGCACTTTCTCAAGTTTTATTTAAAAAATACGGAAGCATAATAATTTTATTTAAAAAATATATTTACGGATTTAAAACGCTGGTTCCAATGGCGATTGCACTTACTAAATTTTCATTTATGAAATTTTCAATTTTAAATTTTATAAGTTCGGCTATTTGGGCTATTTCTGTAGGACTTGCAAGTTTTTATGCCGGAAATTTGATAATAAAATTTTATGAAAATAATCCAAAATGGCTGCTTCCTTTGTTTTTAATAATTTTAATTTTAGCAATTTATTTTTATTTCAAAAAAGCGACAAAAAAGCAAAATTAA
- the ccsA gene encoding cytochrome c biogenesis protein, with product MNQFFKNFFSIGFACVMFIVFAFACALATIIETVFNTDTAWAYVYGTSWFGLIMVILGINLAYNLYRYNMARAKKLPSFLFHFGFIFILLGAVITRYFGFEGSMHIRENEQSNVVSSREVYMQLISTNEKGDKISTDLNQYVSTKGKNKFDMKLEIDGKTATLSYKKFILNGIESYVNKEGGTPRAEILFSDGKNRRTIAFKNNDSVEIGDVSFTFNEAPKQSKFISIILKDGKFYLKTNQQIYAVKMSDSSKTLLPLNIDVEMGELSFYNYEGLNFSAVSLLSSAVKGIKEVNQKNGGNNVIIANLNYNGEDKEVYMLFGENPRNFSVGGKNFELAWAPKLFHLPFYLKLKDFKLDRYPGSNSPSGYSSEISVISENENFDYEIFMNHVLDYAGYRFFQNSYDMDEMGTILSVNRDPGKMPTYLGYILLCLGMFLNFFNPNSRFTKLSRLINNAKISSFALIFCALFATNAISSELPKIDENHAKNLGSLIVQGFDGRMEPFDTAARDLLNKIHRSDSFVDGMSPNATMLSMMIHPEYWEQAEVIKVDNDELKKILGMDKSRKYAKIGDFYNENREYKLQKLSEEINRRPPGNRSQLDKEILKVDERLNIFYNILMTEMFRFIPKQKGENNEWFSPVKAMIYFDKNESEHVSKVLSGYFTSVLMAEKDGDWKKADLALEKLKEYQQKVGADVMPSKNVVNFELFFNKAKIFERLMPVYLITGLILLALVFTRLMKPGLQISKAFEAVYTVNILAFIIHTIGLAIRWYISGHAPWSNAYESLVYIAWALSLSGIIFSKTSALSLALTSILAGITLFVAHLSMMDPQVGTIMPVLKSYWLTIHVSVITASYGFLGLCWLLGIFTLLLFIIQSKKPNDQIINAINEATHINEMSMIFGLSLLTVGNFLGGVWANESWGRYWGWDPKETWALITILVYAAVLHFRFIPRLNSQIAFAIASAFAYSSVIMTYFGVNFYLTGMHSYASGEKVPVPTSIWVIGLTIIVLSILAFRKRRFSGRL from the coding sequence ATGAATCAATTTTTTAAAAATTTTTTCAGCATAGGTTTTGCCTGTGTCATGTTTATAGTTTTTGCTTTTGCATGTGCGCTTGCTACGATTATTGAAACAGTTTTCAACACGGATACCGCATGGGCTTATGTATATGGTACAAGTTGGTTTGGACTTATAATGGTAATTTTAGGCATAAACTTAGCTTATAATCTATATCGCTACAATATGGCAAGAGCAAAAAAACTGCCGTCTTTTTTATTTCATTTCGGCTTTATTTTTATTTTACTGGGCGCCGTTATTACCAGATATTTTGGATTTGAAGGTTCTATGCATATAAGAGAAAACGAGCAAAGTAATGTCGTTTCAAGCCGTGAAGTTTATATGCAGCTGATTAGCACAAATGAAAAAGGCGATAAAATTTCTACGGATTTAAATCAATACGTATCTACAAAAGGTAAAAATAAATTTGATATGAAGCTTGAAATTGATGGCAAAACCGCAACTTTAAGTTATAAAAAATTTATATTAAACGGAATTGAAAGTTATGTAAATAAAGAGGGTGGAACTCCACGCGCGGAAATTTTATTCAGTGATGGTAAAAATCGTCGTACGATAGCATTTAAAAATAACGATTCAGTTGAAATCGGCGATGTAAGTTTTACTTTTAATGAAGCACCTAAACAATCCAAGTTTATAAGTATAATTTTAAAAGACGGAAAATTTTATCTTAAAACAAATCAACAAATTTATGCTGTAAAAATGAGTGATTCTAGTAAAACGTTACTTCCTTTAAATATCGATGTGGAAATGGGCGAACTTAGCTTTTATAATTATGAAGGTTTGAATTTTTCAGCAGTTTCGCTTTTGAGTTCCGCTGTGAAAGGTATAAAAGAGGTAAATCAAAAAAATGGCGGAAATAATGTAATAATCGCAAATCTAAACTATAATGGAGAAGATAAGGAAGTGTATATGCTTTTTGGTGAAAATCCGCGAAATTTCAGTGTAGGCGGAAAGAATTTCGAGCTTGCATGGGCACCGAAACTTTTTCATTTGCCGTTTTATTTAAAACTTAAAGATTTTAAACTTGACAGATATCCCGGATCAAATTCTCCAAGCGGTTACAGTAGTGAAATTTCGGTTATTTCAGAAAATGAAAATTTTGATTATGAAATTTTTATGAATCACGTGCTTGATTACGCAGGATACAGATTTTTTCAAAATTCATACGATATGGATGAGATGGGAACCATACTTTCAGTAAATAGAGATCCTGGAAAAATGCCTACATATCTTGGATATATTTTGCTTTGTCTTGGTATGTTTTTAAATTTTTTCAATCCTAATTCACGCTTTACCAAATTGTCTCGCCTTATAAATAATGCCAAAATTTCATCTTTTGCATTGATTTTTTGCGCTTTATTCGCCACAAATGCAATAAGTTCAGAACTTCCAAAAATCGATGAAAATCACGCTAAAAATTTAGGTTCTCTTATCGTACAGGGATTTGACGGTAGAATGGAGCCGTTCGATACGGCGGCAAGAGACTTGCTGAATAAAATTCACAGAAGTGACAGTTTTGTTGACGGAATGTCACCAAACGCTACGATGCTATCGATGATGATACATCCTGAATACTGGGAACAAGCTGAAGTCATCAAAGTAGATAATGATGAACTTAAAAAAATTCTTGGTATGGATAAATCGCGTAAATATGCAAAAATCGGTGATTTTTATAATGAAAATAGAGAATACAAGCTTCAAAAATTAAGCGAAGAAATCAACCGAAGGCCACCTGGAAATCGTTCTCAACTTGATAAAGAGATATTGAAAGTCGATGAAAGATTAAATATTTTTTATAATATTTTAATGACTGAAATGTTTCGTTTCATACCGAAACAAAAGGGTGAAAACAATGAATGGTTTTCTCCTGTAAAAGCTATGATATATTTTGATAAAAATGAAAGCGAGCACGTAAGTAAAGTGTTAAGTGGATATTTTACTAGTGTCTTAATGGCTGAGAAAGACGGTGATTGGAAAAAAGCTGATTTGGCGCTTGAAAAATTAAAAGAGTATCAGCAAAAAGTCGGCGCAGATGTTATGCCGTCAAAAAATGTCGTCAATTTCGAACTGTTTTTCAACAAAGCCAAAATTTTTGAGCGTTTGATGCCTGTTTATTTAATTACCGGACTTATTTTGCTCGCGCTTGTTTTTACGCGTCTGATGAAACCGGGACTTCAAATTTCAAAAGCTTTTGAAGCTGTTTATACCGTAAATATTTTGGCTTTTATTATCCATACGATAGGGCTTGCGATTAGATGGTATATTTCAGGACATGCGCCTTGGAGTAACGCCTACGAATCTCTTGTATATATAGCGTGGGCACTAAGCCTGAGCGGAATTATTTTTTCAAAAACTTCAGCTCTATCTCTTGCTTTAACTTCTATTTTAGCAGGAATTACGCTGTTTGTAGCGCACCTTAGTATGATGGATCCGCAAGTCGGCACAATTATGCCGGTTCTTAAATCTTATTGGCTTACAATCCATGTATCGGTAATCACTGCAAGTTACGGATTTTTGGGACTTTGTTGGCTGCTTGGAATTTTTACGTTGCTGCTTTTTATAATTCAAAGCAAGAAACCGAACGATCAAATTATAAATGCCATAAACGAAGCTACGCATATAAATGAAATGTCTATGATTTTCGGGCTTAGTTTATTAACTGTAGGAAATTTTCTTGGCGGCGTTTGGGCGAATGAAAGCTGGGGACGATATTGGGGTTGGGATCCGAAAGAGACTTGGGCATTAATTACAATTTTGGTTTATGCAGCGGTTTTACATTTTAGATTTATTCCTAGACTCAATTCTCAAATCGCTTTTGCTATCGCTTCCGCTTTTGCTTATTCAAGCGTGATCATGACATATTTCGGGGTGAATTTTTATCTAACCGGAATGCATAGTTATGCAAGCGGTGAAAAAGTTCCGGTGCCTACTTCTATATGGGTGATCGGTCTTACGATTATCGTTTTAAGTATTCTTGCATTTCGCAAACGTCGTTTTTCCGGCAGATTATAA
- the rho gene encoding transcription termination factor Rho codes for METKKQHTRTHIPVDGYKIEELRILDLDDLITIATSVGIENPREFRRQELVFEILRAQTKQGGFILFTGILEISQEGYGFLRGIDSNFSDSINDAYVSLSQIRKFALRVGDIVTGQVREPKDQEKYYALLKIEAINYKSIAESRERPLFDNLTPIFPIQKLKLEYESTKLTGRVLDLFTPIGKGQRGLIVAPPRSGKTEIMKELAHGIAQNHPEVQLLVLLVDERPEEVTDMERSVKGEVFSSTFDQPAFNHVRVAELVIEKAKRSVEMGKDVIILLDSITRLARAYNAVTPSSGKVLSGGVDANALHKPKRFFGAARNIENGGSLTIVATALIDTGSRMDDVIFEEFKGTGNSEIVLDRSISDRRIYPAVNILKSGTRKEELLQNPLDLQKIWAIRSVISTMDDIEALKFLYSKMLKTKDNKELLAVIND; via the coding sequence ATGGAAACAAAAAAACAACATACAAGAACGCATATACCGGTAGATGGTTATAAAATTGAAGAACTTCGTATCCTTGATTTAGATGATTTAATTACAATCGCAACAAGTGTCGGCATCGAAAATCCGCGTGAATTTCGCCGCCAAGAATTAGTATTTGAAATTTTAAGAGCGCAAACTAAACAAGGCGGTTTTATACTTTTTACAGGAATTTTGGAAATATCACAGGAAGGTTACGGTTTTTTAAGAGGAATAGATTCGAATTTCAGCGATAGTATAAATGATGCTTATGTAAGTCTATCTCAAATAAGAAAATTTGCACTTCGCGTAGGAGATATAGTAACAGGACAAGTACGTGAACCAAAGGATCAAGAAAAATATTACGCGCTTTTAAAAATTGAAGCTATAAATTACAAATCAATAGCAGAATCACGTGAACGACCATTATTTGATAATTTAACACCTATTTTCCCAATCCAAAAATTAAAACTTGAGTACGAATCAACAAAATTAACAGGTAGAGTTTTGGATCTTTTTACTCCTATCGGCAAAGGTCAAAGAGGTCTAATCGTGGCTCCTCCAAGAAGCGGAAAAACTGAAATAATGAAAGAACTTGCTCACGGTATTGCACAAAATCATCCTGAAGTGCAACTTTTAGTACTTTTAGTAGATGAGCGTCCGGAAGAAGTAACAGATATGGAACGCTCCGTAAAAGGCGAAGTTTTCAGCTCTACTTTTGATCAACCGGCATTTAATCATGTAAGAGTTGCGGAATTGGTAATAGAAAAGGCAAAACGTTCAGTTGAAATGGGTAAAGATGTAATAATTTTACTAGATAGCATTACACGGCTTGCACGCGCCTACAATGCTGTAACTCCAAGCAGCGGAAAAGTTTTAAGCGGTGGAGTTGATGCGAATGCTCTTCACAAACCGAAAAGATTTTTCGGAGCCGCCAGAAATATAGAAAACGGTGGAAGTCTAACGATAGTAGCTACAGCGCTGATAGATACCGGCTCTCGCATGGATGATGTGATTTTTGAAGAATTTAAAGGCACCGGAAATAGCGAAATAGTACTTGATAGAAGTATTTCGGATCGTCGCATTTATCCGGCTGTAAATATATTAAAATCCGGAACCAGAAAAGAAGAACTTTTGCAAAATCCTCTTGATTTGCAAAAAATTTGGGCTATAAGATCGGTAATTTCAACTATGGACGATATAGAAGCTTTGAAATTTTTATATTCAAAGATGTTAAAGACAAAAGATAACAAAGAACTTTTAGCTGTAATCAACGACTAA
- a CDS encoding ABC transporter substrate-binding protein, with the protein MKKLFLAFALLCVSLFAETVKVGMDKEYPPFSYLNNGVMAGFEVDLLKEIASQTGITIEFVPMIFDDIFNEVESGHIDVGCGAIDITPERQERFDFSIPYNRTADIYVTEATNKNLVGPSDLKGKKIGVLTAGSKQEKVARSIPDAKVIINASLANLLISVKTGRIDACIIESINAPAVLGNGYDFASSSDKMAMDTLKSFGMDSKLEIFYIDTASAMQQGMIVKKGTRSDLLNKINSAIDNLKQSGKIDSMLAKYGLK; encoded by the coding sequence ATGAAAAAACTATTTTTGGCATTTGCACTTTTGTGTGTTAGTTTGTTTGCCGAAACCGTGAAAGTAGGTATGGATAAAGAGTATCCGCCGTTTAGTTATTTGAATAATGGTGTAATGGCGGGATTTGAAGTCGATTTACTAAAAGAAATTGCATCGCAAACAGGTATTACAATTGAATTTGTACCGATGATTTTTGATGATATTTTTAATGAAGTTGAAAGCGGTCATATTGACGTAGGCTGCGGTGCTATAGATATTACTCCGGAAAGACAGGAAAGGTTTGATTTTTCTATACCTTATAATCGCACTGCCGATATTTATGTCACAGAAGCGACAAATAAAAATTTAGTCGGTCCAAGTGATTTAAAAGGTAAAAAAATAGGCGTGCTAACTGCCGGCAGTAAGCAAGAGAAAGTTGCCAGAAGCATACCTGATGCAAAAGTTATTATAAATGCAAGTTTGGCAAATTTGTTGATTTCAGTTAAAACAGGCAGGATAGATGCTTGTATAATCGAATCGATAAATGCTCCTGCTGTTCTTGGAAACGGATATGATTTTGCCTCTTCAAGCGATAAAATGGCTATGGATACACTTAAAAGTTTTGGAATGGACTCTAAACTTGAAATTTTTTATATAGATACGGCTTCTGCTATGCAACAAGGTATGATTGTTAAAAAAGGAACAAGGTCTGATTTATTAAACAAAATAAACAGCGCAATAGATAATCTTAAACAAAGCGGTAAAATAGATTCAATGCTAGCAAAATACGGTTTGAAATAA
- a CDS encoding 5-formyltetrahydrofolate cyclo-ligase: MDKKDFRITAKNRLKTGAKIHAKCAHYKILKIVSNLIEIFKAKKILIFMPLFYEPNLYLLAKNFSKNRIKREFLVPFMLDVSFKMVKLRRPFEIARFGVKQPPNQNTQNGLDMAIIPCIGVDGNFARIGHGKGYYDIFFSHLKTKPIVVFVSLSDNFTKAEISQKHDLVGDFYITPKKIYLKKGKYDRVLNRLNSRCGRHFSRIFNS; the protein is encoded by the coding sequence ATGGATAAAAAAGATTTCAGAATTACAGCAAAAAACAGACTTAAAACAGGTGCAAAAATACACGCAAAATGCGCTCATTATAAAATTTTAAAAATTGTTTCAAATTTAATTGAAATTTTTAAAGCAAAAAAAATTTTAATTTTTATGCCGCTATTTTATGAACCTAATTTATATCTTTTAGCAAAAAATTTTTCAAAAAACAGAATCAAAAGAGAGTTTTTAGTGCCTTTTATGTTAGATGTTAGCTTTAAAATGGTAAAATTAAGACGCCCTTTTGAAATTGCACGTTTTGGCGTGAAACAACCGCCAAATCAAAATACACAAAACGGGCTTGATATGGCGATAATTCCTTGTATTGGAGTTGATGGGAATTTCGCAAGAATCGGTCATGGAAAAGGATACTACGATATATTTTTTTCACATTTAAAAACGAAACCGATTGTAGTTTTTGTAAGTTTGAGTGATAATTTTACAAAAGCTGAAATTTCTCAAAAACACGATTTAGTGGGAGATTTTTATATAACTCCAAAAAAAATTTATTTAAAAAAGGGAAAATATGATAGAGTTCTTAATCGGCTTAATAGCCGCTGTGGTAGGCATTTTAGTAGGATATTTAATAGCTAG
- the rplU gene encoding 50S ribosomal protein L21, with translation MYAIIKHSGKQYKVSEGDLLNLDHFAAEKKSIVEITDVLAINDGSLKVGAPFVEGAKVVLEVVNEGKDKKVVIFKKRRRKDSKQKRGFRRQYTRVKVTSIVA, from the coding sequence ATGTATGCAATTATCAAACATAGCGGCAAACAATACAAAGTTAGCGAAGGGGATTTGCTAAATTTGGATCATTTTGCAGCTGAGAAAAAATCAATTGTCGAAATTACCGATGTTTTAGCGATAAATGACGGCAGTTTGAAGGTAGGTGCACCATTCGTAGAGGGTGCAAAAGTTGTCTTGGAAGTCGTAAATGAAGGTAAAGATAAAAAAGTCGTTATCTTTAAAAAACGCAGACGCAAAGATTCAAAACAAAAACGCGGTTTTAGAAGACAATATACACGCGTTAAAGTTACAAGCATTGTTGCGTAA
- the rpmA gene encoding 50S ribosomal protein L27: MAHKKGQGSTQNNRDSIGRRLGVKKFGGEFVRAGNIIIRQRGTATHAGNNVGIGTDHTIFALIDGVVKFERFDKTRKQVSVYPLS; encoded by the coding sequence ATGGCACATAAAAAAGGTCAAGGTTCAACCCAAAATAACCGTGATAGTATCGGAAGAAGACTTGGTGTTAAAAAATTTGGAGGCGAATTCGTTAGAGCCGGAAATATAATCATTCGCCAAAGAGGAACTGCAACTCACGCAGGAAACAATGTAGGAATAGGAACAGATCATACAATTTTCGCACTAATTGACGGCGTAGTAAAATTTGAGCGATTTGATAAGACTCGCAAACAAGTTTCCGTTTATCCACTTTCATAA